The nucleotide sequence TCGCGGTCAGGGCGGCGACGCCGCGCTTCTCGCCGGCGATGACAGGCAGCACCTTCAACCCGAGCGCGCGGGACAGCGCAGCCGGGTCGAGCTTGCCGCCACGGCGCAGCAACTCGTCGACAAACGTCAAGACGATGGCGACGGGCTTCCCGGCCTGCTGGACCTGCGCCACGAGGCCGAGGCCGCGCGTCAGGTTGGTGGAGTCGAGCACAACAAGGATGCCGTCGAGGTCGTCGGCGTTCTCGACGACCTGCGCGACGATCTCCTCGTCGGGGCTGATCGGGTCGAGTGAGTAGGTGCCCGGGAGGTCCTCCACGACGACCGAGCCCTTGGCGGTCTCGACGCGGCCCTCATAGCGGGCGACCGTCACCCCCGGGTAGTTACCCGTCTTGGCGCGCAGCCCGGTCAGCGCGTTGAAGAGGGTGGTCTTTCCAGCGTTGGGGCTGCCCACCAGCGCGACGCGGGCCACCCCGTCGAGGGTAGCCGTGATCGTCGTTCCGCAGTGCTCACTCATGACGCGGCCACCTTCACCAGCTGTGCCTGCGCCTTGCGCAGGACGATTTCGGATCCGCCGACGCGGAACATGATCGGGTCGCCGAGCGGAGCGCGGCGGAGCCGGAGGACCTCGACGCCGGGCACGAAGCCCAGGTCGAAGAGCCGTCGGACGACGACGTCGTCGCCCTCGAAACCGACGACCGTCGAACCTTCGCCGACGGCGAGAGCGTCAAGGGAGCGGGTCGGTTCACCGGCAAGCTCTTCTGGTGTCGTGCATCGCCTGGCGGCGAACTGTTCCACAAGCGTCATGAAGGTAAGGTAACACTCACCAAACCTTCCTTTTCAGGGGGGGTGTCCTTTCCTCCCCTCATTGGAGAGCGGTGATCATCAGGGCTTGTCAACCCGTCATTGTGGACGATTGATTCGCCCCTCCCACGCGCGTAGTCGCTTCGGTCGTGTCGCTAACCGTGAACCCGATCCCTCGCCGGCAAGACCGCACGATGTATCGCCTTTCAGATGGTTGAATCGGCCCGCATATTGAATCGTCGTCTGGGCGTGGCGCGCGGCGACCTACGAACACCCACGTAATCGTCGATCACGCGACGGCCTATTGTGAGCGATGCTTCGGGGACAGAAAGGGTCAGCTCGTGACAGTCATCATCGCCTTCATCGCGAACGTGTTGGTCGCGGTCGCCAAGACCATCGCGGCGGCCATCACGGGGTCGGCCGCCATGGTCGCCGAGGCGGCCCACTCCTGGGCGGATGCCGGCAATGAGATCTTCCTTCTCGTGGCCGACAAGCAGGCCGAGCGACCCAAGGACCGCGCGCACCCCTTCGGCTACGGGCGCGCATCGTTCGTCTGGAGCCTCATCGCCGCCTTCGGCATCTTCACCGCCGGTGCGATCGTCTCGATCACCCACGGCGTCTCCGAGCTGCGCGACCCGCAGCCGGTCGAGAGTCCCGCCATCGCGTATGCAGTCCTCGGCATCGCGGCGATCCTCGAGGGCATCTCGTTCACGCAGGCGCTGATGGAGTCGAGACGTCTGGCGAGAATCCGCGGGCGCGGCACATTCGACTACGTGCTCGACACCTCCGACACCACGCTGCGCGCGGTGTTCTTCGAGGACGCCGCTGCGCTCGTCGGTCTTGTAATCGCGGGCGGCTCGATTCTCCTGCACCAGATCACCGGTAACGCGATGTGGGACGCCATCGGCTCCATCCTCGTCGGCGTGCTGCTCGGGATCGTCGCCCTGCTGCTGATCCAGCGCAACTTCATCTTCCTGCTCGGAACGAGCGTCCCGGCAGAGCTGCGCAACGCGGCCGGCTGGTCCATCCTGCACTCGCCCGGGGTCTCCCGCGTCACCTACCTGCACATCGAGTTCGTGGGGCCGAACCGGCTGTTCCTGGTCGCCGAGGTCGACCTCACCGGCGACGACGTGGAGCACGACGTCGCTCGCCGGCTGCGCGACATCGAGCGCAGCATCGCCCAGCATCAGCTGATCGAGGCCGTGACGCTGTCGCTCTCGGTCGACGACGAGGCGTCACTGGAGTTCACGCAGCCGACGACGAAGGCCGCGGCGCTGCTTGCCAGCTTCGACTTCCCCGCCGCGCAGGCCTGAGCCGCAAGACCCCGGGTCCCTGAGCGAGGCGGTCGGCTTGCCCCCTTCGCTGTGCTCAGGGCGTTTCGACAGGCTCAACGATCCGGGTCCCTGAGCTTGTCGAAGGGCGCCGAGCGGAGCGAGGCGGGATACGGTACCCACCGACCCCGACGGCTACCGACTTCCGCCGACGCGCGACACACTGGAGGCATGGTGAAAACGCTGGACGACGCGGAGCGCATCGTCATCCTGAGCGGCGCAGGGCTGTCGACGGCGGCCGGCATCCCCGACTTCCGCGGTCCAGAGGGTCTGTGGACCCGCGACCCGTACGCGGAGCTTGTGTCGACGCTGTCGTGGTACCTGCGCGACGAGGACGTACGCAAGGCGGCGTGGCGCCGTCGGGCCGACCCGGCCGCGTGGGCCGCCCGCCCGACGAGGGCCCACAGGGCGATCGTCGAGCTGGAGCGGCAGGGCAGGCTGCGGGCGATCGTGACGCAGAACACCGACGGGCTGCACCAGCTCGCGGGCTCGTCTCCGGAACTGGTGCACGAGGTGCACGGCTCGATGCGGACATGGCGGTGCGAGATGTGCGGCCGGACGGGGCCGATGGAGGAGATGGTGGATCGGGTCCACGCCGGCGAGAAGGACCCGCGCTGCCCGTTCTGCGGCGGAGTCACCCGGGCGACGGTGATCCTGTTCGAGGAGGTGCTCGATCCCGCCGTGCTGGAGGCGAGCGTCGCGGCGGTGGAGGACTGCGACGCGATGGTCGCGGTGGGCACGACGCTGGGCGTCTACCCCGTCGCAGGCCTGTTCCCGCTCGCGCTGGAGCACGGGGCCCTCGGGGTCATCGCGAACGCGTCGGAGACGGCCTTCGACGACGAGGCCGACGAGGTGGTCCGCGGCCGGCTCGAC is from Tessaracoccus palaemonis and encodes:
- a CDS encoding cation diffusion facilitator family transporter; this translates as MTVIIAFIANVLVAVAKTIAAAITGSAAMVAEAAHSWADAGNEIFLLVADKQAERPKDRAHPFGYGRASFVWSLIAAFGIFTAGAIVSITHGVSELRDPQPVESPAIAYAVLGIAAILEGISFTQALMESRRLARIRGRGTFDYVLDTSDTTLRAVFFEDAAALVGLVIAGGSILLHQITGNAMWDAIGSILVGVLLGIVALLLIQRNFIFLLGTSVPAELRNAAGWSILHSPGVSRVTYLHIEFVGPNRLFLVAEVDLTGDDVEHDVARRLRDIERSIAQHQLIEAVTLSLSVDDEASLEFTQPTTKAAALLASFDFPAAQA
- a CDS encoding SIR2 family NAD-dependent protein deacylase; this translates as MVKTLDDAERIVILSGAGLSTAAGIPDFRGPEGLWTRDPYAELVSTLSWYLRDEDVRKAAWRRRADPAAWAARPTRAHRAIVELERQGRLRAIVTQNTDGLHQLAGSSPELVHEVHGSMRTWRCEMCGRTGPMEEMVDRVHAGEKDPRCPFCGGVTRATVILFEEVLDPAVLEASVAAVEDCDAMVAVGTTLGVYPVAGLFPLALEHGALGVIANASETAFDDEADEVVRGRLDDTLPALLGTPDVQ
- a CDS encoding FeoA family protein; this translates as MTLVEQFAARRCTTPEELAGEPTRSLDALAVGEGSTVVGFEGDDVVVRRLFDLGFVPGVEVLRLRRAPLGDPIMFRVGGSEIVLRKAQAQLVKVAAS